ATACTGACGTGGTAATGCCCCCTGAAATCCACCGCTAGGAGAAGTAGAATTTTCTCGTTAAGAGGGAGTTCTGCAGATGAAGAAGTCGAGATTCACGGACAGCCAGATACTGGAGGCGCTCAAGCGCGCGGAGGCTGGGCTGGCGGTGCCGGAGCTGTGCCGAGAACTGGGCATCAGTTCGGCAACGTTTTATAAGTGGCGCTCGAAGTACGGCGGCATGGACGCGTCGATGATGTCGCGCATGAAGGAGCTGGAGGCGGAGAATACCCGGCTTCGCAAGATGTACATCGAGGAGAAGCTCAAGGCTGAGATTGCCTCGGAGGCCCTGCAAAAAAAGTTCTGAAGCCATCTCGTCGGCGCGAGATGGCAAAGCAAGTTGTGCAACAGCGGCGCGTGTCAATTCGTGTGGCGTGCGCGGTGCTCGGCATCAGCGAGTCGTGCTACCGGTACGCGGCGAAGTTGAACACGGAGAACGAAGAGATTGCCGACTGGCTACTGCGTATTACGGGCTGCCATCGCAACTGGGGTTTTCTGCTGTGCTACTTCTACCTGCGTAATGTGAAGGGATTCGGCTGGAACCACAAGCGCATTTACCGGATTTACCGGGAGCTGGAGCTGAACCTGCGCATCAAGCCGAAAAAGCGGCTGGTGCGCGAAACGCCGCAGCCGCTATCGGTACCGGAGGCCATCAATGAAGTGTGGTCGATGGACTTCATGCATGACCAACTGGTTGACGGGCGCAGTATCCGGACGCTGAACGTGATTGATGATTTCAACCGCGAGGCGCTGGGCATCGAGGTGGATTTCTCGTTGCCATCCGAGCGGGTGATTCGCACGCTGAAGCAGCATATGGAATGGCGAGGCAAGCCGAAGGTCATCCGGTGCGACAACGGCCCGGAATATTTGAGTGCGGCCATCGTGACATGGACGCAGAAGCAAGGCATCCGGCTGGAATACATCGAGCCGGGCAAGCCGCAGCAGAATGCGTATATCGAACGGTTCAACCGGACTGCGCGATACGAATGGCTGTCGCAGTACCTGTGGGAGGACCTGGAGCAGGTTCGCGAAGCGGCGGCCGACTGGATGTGGATTTACAATCACGAGCGCCCGAATATGGCATTGGGCGGTTTTACCCCGAAGCAGCGGCTTGCCATGGTCGCTTAGTTTCTACTTCTGCTGACCGTGGAAAACGGGGGCATTACCGCACATTATGTGCGCATACGCCCTTTCACCTTTTCCTCAAGGAACCGCGTGTTATGCGTTGGTGTGGGAGGGTCATATCGGTCGGTTCTATCACATGGATGAAGCACTGAATATTCAGCTGCTACGCGATGTCATGTGGGGGCCAGGAATTCGATACGCGTTCGCTTACGGCCTCATGGACCCGTCCTTCAAACTACAGCCCGGCGCGGTGAGACTGTCCGACGCAGGAAAACTAATGGCACTGGCGGCCTACTGCGATCACATCAACCCGACCCCGGAAGAGCAGCAGTTGGTCGATATGTTGCTATCGCACCCAAATGAGATCCCCAAGTTTGGAAAAACCGATTTTCAGGAATTCTCGCAGCACAATTGCGGAGTGACGTCGAATGCAGGAAAGCGATTGGCGCGCCTTATTTCCGATGCAATCTACAAGCACTTCGAATCTGCAATACGCGACTGTGTAATACAACGCGCACCTTTGCTGATTTCTGGCGGATGCGGCCTGAACTGCGAATGGAATTCCGCCTTAGAAGATACCGGAATGTTCTCGGACGTCTTTGCTCCTCCGTGTGCGAACGATAGCGGTTCCGCCATCGGCACTGCTGCAGACGCACAGTTTCATTTGACTGGTTCAGCCAAGCTAAAGTGGTCTGTATATTCTGGTCCCGCCTTCGTTCTGGACGAACTAGAACATGCGGACTTCCATCTGACTCCCGCTACCTCATGTGAGATAGCCAAACAGCTTCATGCCGGCGCGATCCTCGGCTGGGCAAACGGAAACGCGGAGATCGGACCACGCGCACTGGGAAATCGCTCAATTCTCGCTAGCCCATTGAATCGGGGCACGCTCGAGAGAATTAATCGACTGAAGCGACGTGAAGGATTCCGGCCAATTGCTCCCATTTGCCGAGAGGAAGAGGTCTCCGAGCACTTCCTTCCTGCTACCCCTAGTCCTTATATGCTCCACTTCCGGCGCGTATTGAGTACTCACCTGCCCGCAGTCACCCACGTCGATGGCTCAGCCCGGGTTCAAACGCTATCTAAAGAACAAAATCCTGCGCTTCACGAGGTTCTTTCCAAATTTCGCAAACTGTCGGGGTTCGGTGTCCTTTGCAATACGTCGCTGAATTTCAACGGAACAGGATTCATTAACAGAGCGTCGGATCTAGCTCGCTTTGCTTTGGACGTCGGGTTTGTCACGGATCGGCGTAATGACGCCGGGGATGATCGCCGTAATGGCGCCAGTTTGAAGTGAGGTAAAACGCGGATTCGAACGGACTCAAGAATGCGGTTTTTTTGTTGATTTCGCAAGCCGCGTCTGATCGAGGTCAGGCATTGGCCTAGGCGTTCGAAAGCTGTCACCATCGAGCACGATACGATAGGCGCCGTGTCGCAGGCGATCGAGTGTGGCGGCGCCGAGGATGCGGTTGCCGGCAAACGCATCGCCCCATTCGCTGAAGTCGAGGTTACTGGTCAGGATCGTCGCAGCAGTCTCGTACCTTTCCGCGATCAGGTCGTGGAAGTCTTCATCTTGCGGCGAGCGCAGCGGCTTGAGCGCGAAGTCGTCGACGATGAGAACTGGTACGCTGACAAGCTGTTTCAGTTTGCGCTCATAGGTACCGGTCGCGCGCGCTGCCTGCAGACTGTTCAATAGCCTGGTCTGCGTGGCGAACACGACATCGCGTCCTTGCCGGGCGGCGCAATTGCCCAGTGCCTGGGCCAGGTGTGACTTGCCAGTACCTGTTGGCCCGGCAATGAGAATCGCGACCTTCTCATCGATATAACGGCCGGTAGCAAGGTCGTGAATATGGGTCCGATTCAGGTTTGGCAGCCGGTCGAAGTCGAACGTTTCAAGGGTCTTGCCCATTGCGAAGCCAGCGCGGGCCAAGCGGGTGCGCAGCTTCTTCTGGTCGCGCCGGGCGACTTCGTCATGCAGCAGCATGGCGAGGAACTCCGTATACGCGAGCTGGCCGTCAATGGCCTGCCGGTTGCGCTGCTCAAGAGAATCGAGCACGCCGGACAGGCGCAACTGCTTGAGGGCTGTGTTCAGTTCAGGACTGGGGTTCATGGGTGTTTAGTGGATCAGCAGGGATTGGAGATTGCGACCGAAGCGGCCGCCGTTGACGTAGGTATCGGTGAGCGTTTGCGGGGACGCTGCGATGGGCTCGCTTTCCAGACCTTTGTCCAGAATCGTCTTGACCGTTCGCCATCTGGGACTAGCATGGGCCAACGCCCGTTCGCATGCGGCATCCAGCCGCGCGTCACCCACCTTGCCACGAAGTCGGACAATCCCCTGCGCACCGCGCAGGTTGACAAGCACCTCATCGTTGAAGAGCGTCAGAATCAGCGCGTGGCAGGCAGGACCGATTTCTTTGGCCCGCGCCAGACACCATTGCGGATCGTGTTCGAGCCACGCCTGCGCTGCCGGGGGCTGATGATCGCGGACGGTAGAGCGTGCGCCTGGCTTGCGCAGCCGGGGATGGGTGGCCACGAGTTCGTGCTGATGGAACAGCTGCACGACCGTGTCTGTCGCCTTCACCCACAGCGTCTTGCCGACCAGGGCGAACGGCACCGAGTAAAGCGCCTTGTGATGCTGGATGTGAGCGTCACGATGAACGGTCACCGTGGACCATGCGGCGAGCACGGGCGGTACATCGGGCAGCGCCGTCAATAGCGGCTTCTCGATGGCGAAGCGCGCCAGCGGCTGTTCGCGTGTCGTGCCGTGCTCACGAACGCTGGCTTCCTGCATGATCCATTTGCGCAGTTGCCGATTGGCATCCGGCAGATCACGAAACGCGCGCAGCGGCATGAAGGACTTCTTGACGTATTTGACTCCCGATTCAACGACGCCCTTCTTCTGCGGGTCGTGCGGGGGACAGGCATCGATCCTGAAGCCATATCCTTCAGCGAGGCCCGCGTAGGAACGCTGGACCTCGGGGTCGTACGTGCATGCCCTGATGATCGCGCACTTCGCGTTGTCGATAATGATTCGCCCGGGACAGCCGCCGAACCACTCGAAGGCGCGCCGGTGACAGGCCAGCCACGTCTCGACGGTCTGATCGAACACGAGTTCGACATACTGATGACGCGACCAGCATAGCGTCATGACGAAGAACCACGTCTTGAGCGTGCGACCTGATTCGTGGATGAGCGCGGGACCGGCGCCGAAATCAACCTGCGCGGCATCGGCCGGCGGGAAGTCCAGAATCGTCGTCGCGGTGACACTGCGTTCGGCCTCCAGATGCTTGAGGAAGCGACGCACAGCCGAGTAGCTGCCGGTGTAGCCATGGTTACGTTTGAGTGCACTGTGAATCGTCGTGCCCTGCACGTCAGCTCCGAACCAGTTGCTGATCTGCTCGCGAAAGGGCTCGAGCGTCGACACGCAGGTGCTGGGCAGGTGTGGCGTGCGGCCGAACTGGCCGGCGATCACGCTGTCTTGCGGCAGCGGCCGCGACGGATCGAGCCAGCCGAGCTCTTGCGCGGTGCGCCTTACGGCGGTGAGCTTCTTGCGGCCCATAAGCCCGGCGCGCGCTATGTCGCGGTCGGAATCGCCTTGCCGCATGCGGACAAGGACTTGGCGGTACTCAAACAATTCGAACCTCCGGTTGGCCATGGGCGCTCCGCTCAGAAAAGAGCGAAGCGTACCCAGTTGGGAAAGTTCGAACCGCGTTTCACTGCACGACGCAGGTGGCGCCAATACGCCGATCATTACGTGGCACCATTACGGCGATCCTCGACTGGCGCCTTTACGCCGATCCTGCGCTGGCGCCTATGCGCCGATCATCAATTGGCTCCTATACGGCGATCCGTGACAGGGTTAGACGGCTTCGTCATCGGAGGAAGCCTTTACATGCGTAAGCAGGGTGCAACATTGACACCTCGAGATCAGCCTTGAAACATACCTTTCGCGCACAAAGCTATTCGCGTCTGCTGGCGTCCCGCGCGGTTGGAGCTTCGATCCTATGGATAGACTTCACATTGATTTTCGAGAGTCTCGCATTTCGCTGGGATGCCGACGCTGTAGTCATTGGACTAGCCATGACGTTTTACGGAGTTCCTGGCGTTCTCGCTGGCCCATGGATCGGTGCCTTCGTTGACCGTCGTTGTCCCTGGGTCATGCTTCGTTGGAGCTACGTCATTCGCGCGGTCGCCGCGATAGCCCTTTTGCTCGCACCTACACTTCAGCTATTCCTGATTTGTGTGGCAATGAAAGGACTGGCCAATTTGATTCCTGGCCCAGCCGAGCAGCAATTGTTTCGCCGCCTGCTTTCCAATGACGCGCTTGCCGGAAACACAAGCAAAGTTACCTTGATCGACCAGATGGCCAAGCTCGTCGCGCCACTCATCGCCGCGATGCTAGCGGCATGGCATTTGCCAGGATTCGCAGTGTCTGCCGCACTTGGACTTGCGGGTGTCGTTCTACTTCCTGGACGCGAAGTGTCCACGAAGCACGTCAGAGCCAACGTCCACAGACGTCCTGTATGGGCAGTGTTCCATGCCGTACTGCGGGACCACCCCCTACTACGACGTGTATTCACCGTGAACCGCCCCGGATTTTGTGGAGATACCGTCTTGCCCGTCAAGCGATTGCGACGTAGTTCGCCCGATAAGGCTGTCGTGTCTTCAGAACGCCGAAACACAGATGCACAAGCTTACGCATTGCAGCGCCGAGTATAGACATGGTGGATTTGCCACGCGCTGCCAAGCGTTCACACAATGCCTTGATGTGGGGGTTATAGCGTTTAGCGACGACGGCCGCCATGTAGAGAGTTGCCCGTACCTTGGGCGGCCCGGCCTTCGATAAACGTGAAGGGCCCTGGATCGACGATCCCGACTGCCTCTGCACCGGCACCAGGCCGAGATACGCCGCAAGTTGTTCTGCAGAATCGAAGTGGCGCGCGTGCATGATGGCAAGCAGCGTGCGGCCTACCTGAGGGCCAACTGCCGGGATACTTTGCAGCAGCATCAAGTTTGCTTTAAGGCCCGGATGGGCAGCAATGTGATCATCGATCTCGCGTTGCAGGCTGGCTAAATGGCGCTCCAAAAACTCGATCGTCTCGAGAATCGAATGCAGGACTAGCGCCGTTGGAGCCGTGATTTCCGCTTTCTCATGCCGGTTGCGCTCACGCTGAAGATCTTGTGCAAGCGCTTCACGGCGCGCCATCAGTGCTTGAAGTATGCGAGCCTCGGGCGCTGGAGGACTCCAGCGCATTGGCTGTGCGTGCATCGCAAAGCGCGCTAACACGTGGCTGTCTACCATGTCGTTCTTCGTGCGCACGCCCATTCCCGTCGCAAAAGCACGCACCTGCGCAGGATTAACGACAGACACGGAGAGCCCGGCATCGTGCAGGCCACACGCGGCCATCTCGTGATAGACGCCGGTACCTTCGAGCGCGACATGTACGTGGCTCGGCTCGGTGTGTCTCTTGCCCAACCAGCCCAACAGATCGGTTAGGCCGGCGCGGCTATTGGCAACAACCTTCGTACTATGCTTGCCGTTTGTCATGTCCAGCAGGCAGCAATCCAGCTTGGCTTTGGCAACATCAATACCGAGGTAGAACATCAATTTGATCCTTAATCGAGGAATCAATACCAACTCACCCACTTGCCTTGTACATACAGGGTCCACGCCCTTGGCTACCGTTCAGTGTCTGTGCTGGTGAGGGCGAGGCGAAGGGCATTATCTCCACAGCAAGGTCCAAGCCTTCAGGCTCCAAACATGCTCACTTCACCTCATGTGACGGTAGCTAACCATCACGAAGACGAAGATACAAGGCTCCAACTCTTGAGAGAATGGAGCCATGAACAAGAGATCGAGCAAGTTTTCCCCGGAAGTCCGGGAGCGCGCAGTGCGCCTGGTGCGCGAGCAGCGTAGCGAGCATCCGTCGCTGTGGGCGGCGGTCGAGTCGATTGCGCCGATGATCGGCTGCACGCCGCAAACGCTGAACGATTGGGTCAAGCGCGACGAGATCGATAACGGCGAACGTGCCGGCCTGAGCGCGAGCGAGCGTGATCGCCTGAAGGCGCTGGAGCGCGAGAACAAGGAATTGCGCAAGACCAACGAGATTCTCAAACTGGCCAGCGCGTTTTTCGCCCAGGCGGAGCTCGACCGCCGTATCAAGTCCTGAAAGCCTTCATCGATCAGCATCGCGACACCTTCGGGGTCGAGTCGATCTGCAAGGTTTTGCGGATTGCCCCGTCGGGTTACTGGCGCCATGCTGCCCAGCTTCGCGATCCATCCAAGCGCTGCGCCCGAGTCAAGCGTGACGACGTGCTGTGCCCGGAAATCCAGCGTGTCTGGCACGCCAACATGCGGGTCTACGGCGCAGACAAGGTCTGGAGGCAGATGAACCGGGAGCAAATTCGGGTGGCCCGCTGCACGGTCGAGCGACTGATGCAGCGGCTGGGATTGCAAGGCGCGGTGCGCGGCAAACGGGTTCGCACAACGATTCCCGATGTCTCGGCACCTCGCCCGCTGGACCGGGTCAATCGCCAATTCAAAGCCGACCGGCCGAATCAGCTCTGGGTTTCCGATTTCACCTACGTTTCGACGTGGCAGGGCTGGCTGTACGTGGCGTTCGTCATCGACGTGTTTGCACGACGCATCGTTGGCTGGCGGGTGAGTCGTACCATGCGCACCGACTTCGTACTCGATGCGCTTGAACAAGCGCTGTATGCCCGCCAACCGGGCGACGACGGGACGCTGATCCATCACTCCGACAGTAAGAATACGGGTATCAGATGTTTCCGGGCTTCTCGCGGCTTTCAATGAGGGCTGTCCGGCGACTTTTGGTGCCGTAAAGCGTTCCGGGCGACCTGACCCACATTCCGATCGACGTAGTGTCTTTCCCCTGACCTGTCGATCGTCCGGAACCGCCGAGCGGCGAGGTTTCGCCTCGTCGATACGTGTGACTCAAGAAGGGCCTGACGCTCTGTCGCTTTACTGTCTTGTCCAGGTACTCGATGCCGGTGAAATCGCCTCAATCTCATCGGCAACCGGAGCAAGGCTCATGAAAGAAGAACCGGCTATTTCTGGATATCGCAACGTTGTGGGCGGCGTGGATACCCATAAGGACGTGCATGTTGCAGCTGTCGTTGACGAACACGATCGTCTGCTCGGCAGTGAATGCTTCCCTACCACGCGGCATGGCTACAAACAGATGCTGCTCTGGATGCGCTCATTCGGAGAGCTTGCCCGGGTTGGCGTCGAATGCACCGGCTCCTACGGAGCGGGCTTGCTTCGCTACCTTCAACTGGCCCACGTAACGGTGCTTGAGGTCACGGCACCCGACAGGAGCGACCGGCGCAAACGCGGCAAGGACGACACGCTGGACGCTTGCAACGCGGCGCATGCTGCCTTTGCTGGTGTGCGTACAGTCACGCCCAAGACACGCGACGGCATGATTGAATCGCTGCGCGTTCTGAAAGTCTGCCGGAAGACCGCCATCTCCGCGAGGCGCGTTGCATTGCAACTAATTCACAGTACCATCATCAGCGCGCCTGACGAGTTACGCGAATCGCTGCGCAAGATGACACGGATGCAGCTTATTCGAACATTGGCCGCGTGGCGTCCCGATCTGTCTGACTATCGGAGCCTGATCTCTGCCAACCGGATTGCATT
The Pandoraea oxalativorans genome window above contains:
- a CDS encoding IS3 family transposase (programmed frameshift) → MKKSRFTDSQILEALKRAEAGLAVPELCRELGISSATFYKWRSKYGGMDASMMSRMKELEAENTRLRKMYIEEKLKAEIASEAPAKKVLKPSRRREMAKQVVQQRRVSIRVACAVLGISESCYRYAAKLNTENEEIADWLLRITGCHRNWGFLLCYFYLRNVKGFGWNHKRIYRIYRELELNLRIKPKKRLVRETPQPLSVPEAINEVWSMDFMHDQLVDGRSIRTLNVIDDFNREALGIEVDFSLPSERVIRTLKQHMEWRGKPKVIRCDNGPEYLSAAIVTWTQKQGIRLEYIEPGKPQQNAYIERFNRTARYEWLSQYLWEDLEQVREAAADWMWIYNHERPNMALGGFTPKQRLAMVA
- a CDS encoding carbamoyltransferase C-terminal domain-containing protein, whose product is MCAYALSPFPQGTACYALVWEGHIGRFYHMDEALNIQLLRDVMWGPGIRYAFAYGLMDPSFKLQPGAVRLSDAGKLMALAAYCDHINPTPEEQQLVDMLLSHPNEIPKFGKTDFQEFSQHNCGVTSNAGKRLARLISDAIYKHFESAIRDCVIQRAPLLISGGCGLNCEWNSALEDTGMFSDVFAPPCANDSGSAIGTAADAQFHLTGSAKLKWSVYSGPAFVLDELEHADFHLTPATSCEIAKQLHAGAILGWANGNAEIGPRALGNRSILASPLNRGTLERINRLKRREGFRPIAPICREEEVSEHFLPATPSPYMLHFRRVLSTHLPAVTHVDGSARVQTLSKEQNPALHEVLSKFRKLSGFGVLCNTSLNFNGTGFINRASDLARFALDVGFVTDRRNDAGDDRRNGASLK
- the istB gene encoding IS21-like element helper ATPase IstB codes for the protein MNPSPELNTALKQLRLSGVLDSLEQRNRQAIDGQLAYTEFLAMLLHDEVARRDQKKLRTRLARAGFAMGKTLETFDFDRLPNLNRTHIHDLATGRYIDEKVAILIAGPTGTGKSHLAQALGNCAARQGRDVVFATQTRLLNSLQAARATGTYERKLKQLVSVPVLIVDDFALKPLRSPQDEDFHDLIAERYETAATILTSNLDFSEWGDAFAGNRILGAATLDRLRHGAYRIVLDGDSFRTPRPMPDLDQTRLAKSTKKPHS
- the istA gene encoding IS21 family transposase, with protein sequence MFEYRQVLVRMRQGDSDRDIARAGLMGRKKLTAVRRTAQELGWLDPSRPLPQDSVIAGQFGRTPHLPSTCVSTLEPFREQISNWFGADVQGTTIHSALKRNHGYTGSYSAVRRFLKHLEAERSVTATTILDFPPADAAQVDFGAGPALIHESGRTLKTWFFVMTLCWSRHQYVELVFDQTVETWLACHRRAFEWFGGCPGRIIIDNAKCAIIRACTYDPEVQRSYAGLAEGYGFRIDACPPHDPQKKGVVESGVKYVKKSFMPLRAFRDLPDANRQLRKWIMQEASVREHGTTREQPLARFAIEKPLLTALPDVPPVLAAWSTVTVHRDAHIQHHKALYSVPFALVGKTLWVKATDTVVQLFHQHELVATHPRLRKPGARSTVRDHQPPAAQAWLEHDPQWCLARAKEIGPACHALILTLFNDEVLVNLRGAQGIVRLRGKVGDARLDAACERALAHASPRWRTVKTILDKGLESEPIAASPQTLTDTYVNGGRFGRNLQSLLIH
- a CDS encoding MFS transporter encodes the protein MIFESLAFRWDADAVVIGLAMTFYGVPGVLAGPWIGAFVDRRCPWVMLRWSYVIRAVAAIALLLAPTLQLFLICVAMKGLANLIPGPAEQQLFRRLLSNDALAGNTSKVTLIDQMAKLVAPLIAAMLAAWHLPGFAVSAALGLAGVVLLPGREVSTKHVRANVHRRPVWAVFHAVLRDHPLLRRVFTVNRPGFCGDTVLPVKRLRRSSPDKAVVSSERRNTDAQAYALQRRV
- a CDS encoding IS110 family transposase, with amino-acid sequence MFYLGIDVAKAKLDCCLLDMTNGKHSTKVVANSRAGLTDLLGWLGKRHTEPSHVHVALEGTGVYHEMAACGLHDAGLSVSVVNPAQVRAFATGMGVRTKNDMVDSHVLARFAMHAQPMRWSPPAPEARILQALMARREALAQDLQRERNRHEKAEITAPTALVLHSILETIEFLERHLASLQREIDDHIAAHPGLKANLMLLQSIPAVGPQVGRTLLAIMHARHFDSAEQLAAYLGLVPVQRQSGSSIQGPSRLSKAGPPKVRATLYMAAVVAKRYNPHIKALCERLAARGKSTMSILGAAMRKLVHLCFGVLKTRQPYRANYVAIA
- a CDS encoding IS110 family transposase encodes the protein MKEEPAISGYRNVVGGVDTHKDVHVAAVVDEHDRLLGSECFPTTRHGYKQMLLWMRSFGELARVGVECTGSYGAGLLRYLQLAHVTVLEVTAPDRSDRRKRGKDDTLDACNAAHAAFAGVRTVTPKTRDGMIESLRVLKVCRKTAISARRVALQLIHSTIISAPDELRESLRKMTRMQLIRTLAAWRPDLSDYRSLISANRIALKSLGRRYLELHDEIADLDVMIAALVDELAPDLVSRYSIGYESASQLLLTAGDNSDRLQSEASFAALCGVSPVPASSGKVTRHRLNRGGDRAANSALHIIAIGRLRTDDRTKAYVAKRVSEGHSKLEAIRCLKRYIAREVFYAIRQRYRQIAQTQFTS